The Streptomyces achromogenes genome window below encodes:
- a CDS encoding ATP-binding SpoIIE family protein phosphatase: MTEQPTSYERPQGVDPTDPRGALLHTPASAPGPSALPPDASGTTTCGKGGKGDMGGQGATGKDAAGAEAGAGAEHSQPSATAESDTHRPRPAPESIPAQPGGDGHQERGPGGQERRAGVGVTPGRPTPMRREGDRLRFVGAATRRIARGLDLDEIVMGLCRATVPTFSDAILVYLRDPLPVGDERPAADRIMLRLRRTDRIPEERDTETGFAALALPLPEPAELTAELSASVGDMCEVRPGGALAEVLRGVRPVFADHPAARAALPELLGTDSTLAVPGGQRAILAPLRGRRRVIGAAVFLRRPERIPFETDDLLVAAQLATHSALGIDKAVLYDREAYIADELQRTMLPETLPRPTGVRLASRYLPAAETARVGGDWYDAIPLPGSRVALVVGDVMGHSMTSAAIMGQLRTTAQTLAGLDLPPQEVLHHLDEQAQRLGTDRMATCLYAVYDPVAHRITIANAGHPPPILLHLGGRAEVLRVPPGAPIGVGGVDFEAVELDAPAGATLLLYTDGLVESRLRDVATGIEQLREKLAATAQLTGPDHPPPLEALCDEVLDMLGPGDRDDDIALLAARFDGIAPSDVAYWLLEPEDAAPGRARRLARRALSRWGLEDMSDSVELLVSEVVTNAVRYASRPVTLRLLRTDVLRCEVGDDVPQLPRLRQARATDEGGRGLYLVNRLARRWGATRLSTGKVVWFELNRG; the protein is encoded by the coding sequence GTGACGGAGCAGCCCACCTCCTACGAACGCCCCCAGGGCGTCGACCCCACGGACCCCCGTGGGGCACTCCTGCATACTCCGGCCTCCGCGCCGGGCCCGTCCGCCTTACCGCCCGACGCCTCGGGTACGACGACGTGCGGCAAGGGCGGAAAGGGCGACATGGGCGGCCAGGGAGCCACGGGCAAGGACGCGGCCGGCGCGGAGGCGGGTGCGGGCGCCGAGCACTCCCAGCCTTCGGCGACCGCGGAGTCGGACACGCACCGGCCGCGCCCGGCGCCCGAGTCCATCCCGGCCCAGCCGGGCGGTGACGGACACCAGGAACGCGGTCCCGGCGGGCAGGAGCGGCGCGCCGGCGTCGGGGTGACGCCCGGCCGGCCCACGCCCATGCGGCGGGAGGGCGACCGGCTGCGGTTCGTGGGCGCCGCCACCCGGCGGATCGCGCGCGGTCTGGACCTGGACGAGATCGTGATGGGGCTGTGCCGGGCCACCGTGCCGACCTTCTCCGACGCGATCCTCGTCTATCTGCGCGACCCGCTGCCGGTCGGCGACGAGCGGCCCGCGGCGGACCGCATCATGCTGCGGCTGCGCCGTACCGACCGGATCCCGGAGGAGCGGGACACGGAGACCGGTTTCGCGGCGCTGGCCCTGCCGCTCCCGGAGCCGGCGGAGCTGACCGCGGAGCTGTCGGCCTCGGTCGGCGACATGTGCGAGGTGCGGCCCGGCGGAGCGCTCGCGGAGGTGCTGCGCGGGGTGCGTCCGGTGTTCGCCGACCATCCGGCCGCACGCGCCGCGCTGCCGGAACTCCTGGGCACGGACAGCACCTTGGCGGTGCCGGGCGGTCAGCGGGCCATCCTGGCCCCGCTGCGGGGCCGTCGCCGGGTGATCGGGGCCGCGGTGTTCCTGCGCCGTCCGGAGCGCATCCCGTTCGAGACCGACGACCTGCTGGTGGCCGCCCAGCTCGCCACCCACAGCGCCCTGGGCATCGACAAGGCGGTGCTGTACGACCGTGAGGCGTACATCGCCGACGAGCTGCAGCGCACGATGCTGCCGGAGACCCTGCCGCGTCCCACGGGCGTGCGGCTGGCCTCCCGGTATCTGCCGGCGGCGGAGACCGCGCGGGTCGGCGGCGACTGGTACGACGCGATCCCGCTGCCCGGCAGCCGGGTGGCGCTGGTGGTGGGCGACGTCATGGGCCACTCCATGACGTCGGCGGCCATCATGGGTCAGCTGCGCACCACGGCGCAGACCCTCGCCGGTCTCGACCTGCCGCCGCAGGAGGTCCTGCACCACCTCGACGAGCAGGCCCAGCGGCTGGGCACCGACCGTATGGCGACCTGTCTGTACGCCGTCTACGACCCGGTCGCGCACCGCATCACCATCGCCAACGCCGGCCATCCGCCGCCCATCCTGCTGCATCTGGGCGGCCGGGCGGAGGTGCTGCGGGTTCCGCCGGGCGCGCCGATCGGCGTCGGCGGGGTCGACTTCGAGGCGGTGGAGCTGGACGCGCCGGCCGGAGCGACGCTGCTGCTGTACACCGACGGCCTGGTGGAGTCCCGGCTGCGGGACGTGGCGACGGGCATAGAGCAGCTGCGGGAGAAGCTCGCGGCCACCGCGCAGCTCACCGGGCCCGACCACCCGCCGCCGCTGGAGGCGCTGTGCGACGAGGTGCTCGACATGCTCGGCCCGGGTGACCGGGACGACGACATCGCGCTGCTCGCCGCCCGCTTCGACGGGATCGCGCCGAGCGATGTGGCGTACTGGCTGCTGGAGCCGGAGGACGCGGCGCCGGGCCGGGCCCGTCGGCTGGCCCGGCGGGCGCTGTCCCGGTGGGGTCTCGAGGACATGTCCGACTCGGTGGAGCTGCTGGTCAGCGAGGTCGTCACCAATGCGGTGCGGTACGCCTCGCGGCCGGTGACGCTGCGGCTGCTGCGCACCGACGTGCTGCGCTGCGAGGTCGGGGACGATGTGCCGCAACTGCCGCGGCTGCGGCAGGCGCGGGCGACCGACGAGGGCGGTCGCGGTCTCTACCTGGTCAACCGGCTGGCCCGGCGCTGGGGTGCGACACGGCTCAGCACCGGCAAGGTCGTCTGGTTCGAGCTGAACCGGGGGTAG
- a CDS encoding ABC transporter ATP-binding protein, translated as MNAPGGSLLVAESLRKAYGPTMALDGAEFSIHPGEVVAVMGPSGSGKSTLLHCLAGIVTPDSGSIMYDGHDLATMNDTQRSRLRRSEFGFVFQFGQLVPELTCVENVALPLRLNGTPRKQAERTALSWMERLEVDDLGRKRPGEVSGGQGQRVAVARSLVTSPRVLFADEPTGALDSLNGERVMELLTEAARTANAAVVLVTHEARVAAYSDREIVVRDGKSRDMERVI; from the coding sequence ATGAACGCCCCCGGGGGATCCCTGCTCGTCGCCGAGAGCCTGCGCAAGGCCTACGGCCCGACGATGGCGCTGGACGGCGCCGAGTTCTCCATCCACCCCGGCGAGGTCGTCGCGGTGATGGGCCCGTCCGGCTCCGGGAAGTCGACCCTGCTGCACTGCCTCGCCGGCATCGTGACGCCCGACTCCGGATCGATCATGTACGACGGCCACGACCTCGCCACGATGAACGACACCCAGCGCAGCCGGCTGCGGCGCTCGGAGTTCGGGTTCGTGTTCCAGTTCGGCCAGCTCGTGCCCGAGCTGACCTGCGTGGAGAACGTGGCGCTGCCGCTGCGGCTGAACGGCACTCCGCGCAAGCAGGCCGAGCGCACCGCCCTGAGCTGGATGGAACGGCTGGAGGTGGACGACCTCGGCAGGAAGCGGCCCGGGGAGGTCTCCGGCGGACAGGGGCAGCGGGTCGCCGTGGCGCGCTCGCTCGTCACCAGCCCCCGCGTGCTGTTCGCCGACGAACCGACCGGCGCGCTGGACTCGCTCAACGGCGAGCGCGTGATGGAGCTGCTCACCGAGGCAGCCCGGACGGCCAACGCGGCCGTCGTCCTCGTCACGCACGAGGCCCGGGTCGCCGCCTACTCGGACCGCGAGATCGTCGTCCGGGACGGTAAGTCGCGGGACATGGAGCGCGTCATATGA
- a CDS encoding ABC transporter permease — translation MSLGQWSRDLGLGIRFALSGGREGWIRAVLTAVGVGLGVAVLLLTTAVPNVISVRHERAEARLDWAFIDPPPARADDTLLIAQVDTTFRDKDVRGRLVEPEGPRAPLPPGVSAFPAKDDMVVSPALKKLLAADGSALLRERLPYRVVGTIGESGLVGSQELAYYAGGSGLASHVEGYGATRMKTFGNPQRTSEKTDPVLLLLILVVLVVLLMPVAVFIAAAVRFGGERRDRRLAALRLIGSDGGMTRRIAAGEALAGALLGLVLGTVFFLIGRQAAGTVEVMGVSVWPSYLNPSPALAALVALAVPSAAVLVTLFALRGVVIEPLGVVRSAKPSRRRLWWRLLLPVAGLAMLYPMIGQGRGNGEFNEYLVVGGVLLLLVGITALLPWLVEKVVARLGAGGVAWQLAVRRLQLSSGTAARMVNGVAVAVAGAIALQMLFAGVESDYTKATGKDVRLAQMQVTVPHGPSLAKSGQAFADTRGVRKVTLLGEEYLGDKSWQSKDGPDVSTELTVGDCTALRELAKLPSCKDGDLFVLTGSEYSTEGPKLNVPGKKLYMETGGSFPGRATETVWTVPAGVRQAQSIEDMTGQRRGGFLLTPGALPEEAATKLRGQLYLSFDESVPDAFDRARNTAARLDPLAQPMNWSSTREDVKFSSIRTGLLVGSACVLLLIGASLLVSQLEQLRERKKLLSALVAFGTRRRTLGLSVLWQTAVPIALGLLLALTVGLTLGAVLLKMTSTTVRVDWGSVLAMTGFGAAIVALVTLLSLPPLLRLMRPDGLRTE, via the coding sequence ATGAGTCTGGGTCAGTGGTCCAGGGATCTGGGCCTGGGGATCCGGTTCGCCTTGTCCGGCGGACGGGAGGGGTGGATCCGGGCCGTCCTGACGGCCGTCGGCGTCGGCCTCGGCGTCGCCGTGCTGCTGCTGACGACGGCGGTGCCGAACGTGATCTCCGTGCGGCACGAACGTGCAGAGGCACGGCTGGACTGGGCGTTCATCGACCCGCCGCCGGCCAGGGCCGACGACACCCTGCTCATCGCGCAGGTCGACACGACGTTCCGCGACAAGGACGTCCGCGGCCGGCTGGTGGAACCGGAGGGGCCGCGCGCGCCGCTGCCGCCCGGCGTGAGCGCGTTCCCGGCCAAGGACGACATGGTGGTCTCGCCCGCCCTGAAGAAGCTGCTCGCCGCGGACGGCTCCGCGCTGCTGCGGGAACGGCTGCCGTACCGCGTCGTCGGGACCATCGGCGAGAGCGGGCTGGTCGGTTCGCAGGAGCTCGCCTACTACGCGGGGGGCTCCGGGCTCGCCTCGCACGTCGAGGGCTACGGGGCGACCCGGATGAAGACGTTCGGCAACCCGCAGCGGACCAGCGAGAAGACGGACCCGGTGCTGCTCCTGCTGATCCTCGTGGTCCTCGTGGTGCTGCTGATGCCCGTCGCCGTGTTCATCGCGGCCGCCGTGCGGTTCGGCGGCGAACGGCGCGACCGCAGGCTCGCCGCACTCCGGCTGATCGGCTCGGACGGCGGGATGACCCGGCGCATCGCCGCCGGCGAGGCGCTGGCAGGCGCGCTGCTCGGCCTGGTGCTCGGCACGGTGTTCTTCCTGATCGGCCGTCAGGCGGCCGGCACGGTCGAAGTGATGGGCGTGAGCGTGTGGCCCAGCTACCTCAACCCGTCCCCCGCCCTGGCCGCGCTGGTCGCGCTGGCGGTGCCCTCTGCCGCGGTGCTGGTCACCCTGTTCGCGCTGCGCGGCGTGGTCATCGAACCCCTCGGCGTGGTCCGCTCGGCGAAGCCGTCGCGGCGCCGGCTGTGGTGGCGGCTGCTGCTGCCGGTGGCCGGCCTCGCGATGCTCTACCCCATGATCGGACAGGGCCGCGGCAACGGCGAGTTCAACGAGTACCTGGTGGTCGGCGGCGTGCTGCTGCTCCTCGTCGGGATCACCGCCCTGCTGCCGTGGCTCGTCGAGAAGGTCGTCGCCCGGCTCGGCGCCGGCGGTGTCGCCTGGCAACTGGCCGTACGAAGGCTCCAGTTGAGCAGCGGTACGGCGGCCCGCATGGTCAACGGCGTCGCGGTCGCGGTGGCCGGGGCCATCGCCCTGCAGATGCTGTTCGCCGGGGTCGAGAGCGACTACACGAAGGCCACGGGCAAGGACGTGCGGCTCGCCCAGATGCAGGTGACCGTGCCGCACGGCCCCTCGCTGGCGAAGAGCGGGCAGGCGTTCGCCGACACCCGGGGCGTCCGCAAGGTCACCCTCCTGGGGGAGGAGTACCTGGGCGACAAGTCCTGGCAGTCGAAGGACGGCCCGGACGTCTCCACCGAGCTGACCGTCGGCGACTGCACGGCCCTGCGTGAGCTGGCGAAGCTGCCGTCGTGCAAGGACGGCGACCTGTTCGTCCTCACCGGCAGCGAGTACTCCACCGAGGGACCGAAGCTGAACGTGCCCGGCAAGAAGCTGTACATGGAGACGGGCGGCTCCTTCCCCGGAAGGGCCACGGAGACCGTCTGGACGGTGCCCGCGGGCGTGCGGCAGGCGCAGTCGATCGAGGACATGACCGGTCAGCGGCGGGGCGGCTTCCTGCTGACGCCGGGCGCGCTGCCCGAGGAGGCCGCGACGAAGCTCCGCGGTCAGCTGTACCTCTCGTTCGACGAGTCGGTGCCGGACGCCTTCGACCGCGCCCGCAACACGGCGGCACGGCTGGACCCGCTGGCCCAGCCGATGAACTGGTCGTCCACCCGGGAGGACGTGAAGTTCTCCTCCATCCGAACCGGCCTGCTCGTCGGGTCCGCGTGTGTGCTGCTGCTGATCGGGGCGAGTCTGCTGGTCTCGCAGCTGGAGCAGTTGCGCGAGCGCAAGAAGCTGCTGTCCGCCCTGGTCGCCTTCGGCACCCGGCGGCGCACGCTGGGTCTGTCGGTGCTGTGGCAGACGGCCGTCCCGATCGCGCTGGGACTGCTGCTGGCCCTGACCGTGGGCCTCACGCTGGGCGCGGTCCTGCTGAAGATGACCAGCACGACGGTCCGCGTCGACTGGGGCAGCGTGCTGGCGATGACCGGCTTCGGCGCGGCGATCGTCGCCCTGGTGACGCTGCTGAGCCTGCCGCCGCTGCTGCGGCTGATGCGGCCGGACGGCCTGCGCACGGAATGA
- a CDS encoding PadR family transcriptional regulator — MSIGHTLLGLLESGPRHGYDLKRAFDEKFGHDRPLHYGQVYSTMSRLLKNGLVEVDGIEAGGGPERKRYAITDAGITDVERWLATPEKPEPYLQSTLYTKIVLALLTGRDAADILDEQRAEHLRSMRILTDRKRTGDLADQLICDHALFHLEADLRWLELAAARLDRLKATVTA, encoded by the coding sequence ATGTCCATCGGTCACACCCTTCTGGGACTCCTGGAGTCCGGACCCCGCCATGGTTACGACCTGAAGCGGGCCTTCGACGAGAAGTTCGGTCATGACCGGCCGCTGCACTACGGCCAGGTCTATTCGACGATGTCGCGGCTGCTGAAGAACGGCCTGGTCGAGGTCGACGGCATCGAGGCCGGCGGCGGCCCCGAGCGCAAGCGGTACGCGATCACCGACGCCGGGATCACCGACGTCGAGCGATGGCTCGCCACGCCCGAGAAGCCCGAGCCGTACCTCCAGTCCACGCTCTACACGAAGATCGTCCTCGCGCTGCTCACCGGCCGCGACGCCGCCGACATCCTCGACGAGCAGCGTGCGGAGCACCTGCGGAGCATGCGCATCCTGACCGACCGCAAGCGCACGGGCGACCTGGCCGACCAGCTGATCTGCGACCACGCCCTGTTCCACCTCGAGGCCGACCTGCGCTGGCTGGAACTCGCCGCCGCGCGCCTCGACAGACTGAAGGCCACGGTGACCGCATGA
- a CDS encoding transglycosylase domain-containing protein produces the protein MGRAEERRARQRGGRRAAPRNRSTETESVAPPAPSATGGTGAATGGRAAARRGAKKSAKGGRGKAGKKDKSLIRRIFTWKKILGTFLGLAVAVIGAFLWLYMSTPIPKGNPDADLQSNVYKYGNGAILARDGTVNRENVDLASVPKPVQHTFVAAENKTFYTDAGVDLKGTARGVLNTLMGKGAQGGSTITQQYVKNYYLSQEQTVTRKLKELVISLKLDREESKDYILAGYMNTSYYGRGAYGIQAAAQAYYGVDADKLSVQQGAYLAALLQAPSQYDWSSASATGQRLVKARWNYVLDNMVEQDWLKKSDRAAMTFPVPKQPKAAPGKEGQVGYLVDAANAELARQLVAQGAADDLESANALVRKGGWNIELNIDKAKQKKLEETVKEQLTSKLDKKKRKVDGNVQAGAVSVNPKTGAVEAMYGGVGYTEHFVNNATRTDYQPASTFKPVILAAAFDEKAKTQKGEQITADTIYDGTSKRPVVGSDIGFAPENEDDQDYGDVTVQTALNQSINSVFAQMGVDVGMPEVLKVAGNLGMDTKDLKAVPAQTLGTMSASPLQMAGVYATLDNHGKKVTPAIIKSAQNSAHPSFRLAKAVGGQVIDREAADSVTSVLTGVVDDGTAKKSVRDNPLRKGQKVAGKTGTSDNNKSAWFTGYTPDLVTSVGLFGEDAKTHAQVPLTGATTGLTTTEGRINGGGFPAQIWATYTFGVSTKVSKFDLETDQGAAVRTASPSPSASPSPSTSPSSSPKPSTSPSSSPKPSTSPSTSPSSSPKPSTSPSTSTSPSPKPDEPPGDGDPANPLLGQ, from the coding sequence ATGGGACGAGCGGAAGAGAGACGAGCGCGACAGCGCGGTGGCCGCCGCGCGGCGCCCAGGAACCGCTCGACGGAGACGGAGTCGGTGGCGCCCCCCGCCCCCTCGGCCACCGGCGGGACCGGGGCCGCGACCGGCGGTCGCGCCGCCGCCCGCAGAGGCGCCAAGAAGAGCGCCAAGGGCGGCAGGGGGAAGGCCGGCAAGAAGGACAAGAGCCTCATACGCCGGATCTTCACCTGGAAGAAGATACTGGGCACGTTCCTCGGTCTGGCCGTCGCCGTGATCGGCGCCTTCCTCTGGCTGTACATGAGCACGCCGATCCCCAAGGGCAACCCCGACGCCGACCTGCAGAGCAACGTCTACAAGTACGGCAACGGCGCGATCCTCGCCCGCGACGGCACGGTCAACCGGGAGAACGTCGACCTCGCCTCGGTGCCCAAGCCCGTCCAGCACACCTTCGTCGCCGCAGAGAACAAGACCTTTTACACCGACGCCGGCGTCGACCTGAAGGGCACCGCCCGCGGCGTTCTCAACACGCTCATGGGCAAGGGTGCGCAGGGCGGTTCGACGATCACCCAGCAGTACGTCAAGAACTACTACCTGAGCCAGGAACAGACCGTCACCCGCAAGCTGAAGGAACTGGTCATCTCCCTCAAGCTGGACCGGGAGGAGTCCAAGGACTACATCCTGGCCGGCTACATGAACACCAGCTACTACGGCCGCGGCGCCTACGGCATCCAGGCCGCCGCCCAGGCCTACTACGGCGTCGACGCCGACAAACTGAGCGTCCAGCAGGGCGCCTACCTCGCCGCCCTGCTGCAGGCCCCCAGCCAGTACGACTGGTCTTCCGCCTCCGCCACGGGCCAGCGGCTGGTCAAAGCCCGCTGGAACTACGTCCTGGACAACATGGTCGAGCAGGACTGGCTGAAGAAGTCCGACCGCGCAGCCATGACGTTCCCGGTGCCCAAGCAGCCCAAGGCCGCCCCCGGCAAGGAGGGCCAGGTCGGCTATCTGGTCGACGCGGCCAACGCCGAACTGGCCCGCCAGCTCGTGGCCCAGGGCGCCGCCGACGATCTCGAGTCGGCCAACGCCCTGGTCAGGAAGGGTGGCTGGAACATCGAGCTGAACATCGACAAGGCCAAGCAGAAGAAGCTCGAAGAGACGGTCAAGGAGCAGCTGACCAGCAAGCTCGACAAGAAGAAGCGCAAGGTCGACGGCAACGTCCAGGCCGGCGCGGTGTCCGTGAACCCGAAGACGGGCGCGGTCGAGGCGATGTACGGCGGCGTGGGCTACACCGAACACTTCGTCAACAACGCCACCCGCACCGACTACCAGCCCGCCTCCACCTTCAAGCCGGTGATCCTCGCCGCGGCCTTCGACGAGAAGGCCAAGACGCAGAAGGGCGAGCAGATCACCGCCGACACCATCTACGACGGCACCAGCAAGCGCCCCGTCGTCGGCAGCGACATCGGCTTCGCGCCGGAGAACGAGGACGACCAGGACTACGGCGACGTCACCGTCCAGACGGCGCTGAACCAGTCGATCAACTCCGTCTTCGCGCAGATGGGCGTCGACGTCGGCATGCCCGAGGTGCTGAAGGTCGCCGGCAACCTCGGCATGGACACCAAGGACCTGAAGGCCGTACCGGCCCAGACCCTGGGCACCATGAGCGCGAGCCCCCTGCAGATGGCCGGTGTCTACGCCACCCTCGACAACCACGGCAAGAAGGTCACCCCGGCGATCATCAAGTCGGCGCAGAACAGCGCCCACCCGTCGTTCCGGCTCGCCAAGGCCGTCGGCGGCCAGGTGATCGACAGGGAGGCCGCCGACTCCGTCACCTCGGTCCTCACCGGCGTGGTCGACGACGGCACCGCCAAGAAGTCCGTGCGCGACAACCCGCTGCGCAAGGGCCAGAAGGTGGCCGGCAAGACGGGAACCTCCGACAACAACAAGTCCGCCTGGTTCACCGGCTACACCCCCGACCTGGTGACCTCCGTCGGCCTGTTCGGCGAGGACGCCAAGACCCACGCGCAGGTACCGCTGACCGGCGCGACGACTGGCCTGACCACGACCGAGGGCCGGATCAACGGCGGTGGCTTCCCCGCGCAGATCTGGGCGACGTACACCTTCGGCGTCTCCACCAAGGTCTCCAAGTTCGACCTGGAGACCGACCAGGGCGCGGCGGTCCGCACGGCGTCGCCGTCCCCGTCGGCCTCGCCGTCGCCGTCCACGTCGCCGTCCTCGTCGCCGAAGCCGTCCACGTCGCCGTCTTCGTCGCCGAAGCCGAGCACGTCGCCGTCCACGTCCCCGTCCTCGTCGCCGAAGCCGAGCACGTCGCCGTCCACGTCCACGTCCCCGTCGCCGAAGCCGGACGAACCGCCCGGAGACGGGGATCCCGCGAACCCGCTCCTGGGCCAGTAG
- a CDS encoding SPFH domain-containing protein translates to MSAHDPSATAEHTHAVDTADAPDMPAPRVHEFPAHSVGGGVALLLGLLGLLAGGGLIAAGAVMTAAGPKAALIVTGVLVALAAFLAMCGLNTVAPGEARVVQLFGRYRGTIREDGLRWVNPFTSREKISTRVRNHETAVLKVNDAYGNPIELAAVVVWNVKDTAQASFEVDDFLEFVSTQTEAAVRHIAIEYPYDSHDENGLSLRGNAEEITEKLAVELHARVEAAGVRIIESRFTHLAYAPEIASAMLQRQQAGAVVAARREIVDGAVGMVEAALGRIAEQGIVELDEERKAAMVSNLMVVLCGDRAPQPVLNTGTLYQ, encoded by the coding sequence ATGTCCGCACACGACCCTTCGGCCACCGCCGAGCACACCCACGCCGTCGACACCGCCGACGCGCCCGACATGCCCGCCCCGCGCGTGCACGAGTTCCCCGCGCACAGCGTGGGGGGCGGGGTCGCGCTGCTTCTCGGCCTGCTCGGTCTGCTGGCCGGCGGCGGGTTGATCGCCGCGGGCGCCGTGATGACCGCGGCCGGCCCCAAGGCCGCGCTGATCGTCACGGGCGTACTGGTCGCCCTCGCCGCGTTCCTCGCCATGTGCGGGCTGAACACGGTGGCGCCGGGCGAGGCCCGCGTGGTGCAGCTCTTCGGCCGCTACCGCGGCACCATCCGCGAGGACGGGCTGCGCTGGGTGAACCCGTTCACCTCGCGCGAGAAGATCTCCACCCGGGTCCGTAACCACGAGACGGCCGTGCTCAAGGTCAACGACGCCTACGGCAACCCGATCGAGCTCGCCGCGGTCGTGGTGTGGAACGTGAAGGACACCGCGCAGGCCTCCTTCGAGGTGGACGACTTCCTGGAGTTCGTCTCCACCCAGACCGAGGCGGCCGTACGGCACATCGCCATCGAGTACCCCTACGACTCGCACGACGAGAACGGGCTCTCGCTGCGCGGCAACGCCGAGGAGATCACCGAGAAGCTGGCCGTGGAGCTCCACGCCCGCGTGGAGGCGGCCGGCGTGCGGATCATCGAGTCCCGCTTCACCCACCTCGCGTACGCTCCCGAGATCGCCTCGGCCATGCTCCAGCGCCAGCAGGCGGGCGCGGTGGTCGCGGCCCGGCGGGAGATCGTCGACGGTGCGGTGGGGATGGTCGAGGCCGCGCTCGGCCGGATCGCCGAGCAGGGCATCGTGGAACTGGACGAGGAGCGGAAGGCGGCGATGGTGTCCAACCTGATGGTGGTGCTGTGCGGGGACCGAGCGCCCCAGCCGGTGCTGAACACCGGAACGCTCTACCAGTGA